The Microtus ochrogaster isolate Prairie Vole_2 unplaced genomic scaffold, MicOch1.0 UNK35, whole genome shotgun sequence genome has a segment encoding these proteins:
- the Exo1 gene encoding exonuclease 1 — protein MGIQGLLQFIKEASEPINVKKYKGQAVAVDTYCWLHKGAIACAEKLAKGEPTDRYVGFCMKFVNMLLSHGVKPILVFDGCTLPSKKEVERSRRERRQSNLLKGKQLLREGKVSEARDCFTRSVNITHTMAHKVIKAARALGVDCLVAPYEADAQLAYLNKTGIVQAVITEDSDLLAFGCKKVVLKMDHFGNGLEVDQARLGMCKQLGDVFTEEKFRYMCILSGCDYLSSLRGIGLAKACKVLRLANNPDIVKVIKKIGHYLKMNITVPEDYITGFIRANNTFLYQLVFDPIQRKLVPLNAYGDDVNPDTLSYAGQYVDDSVALQIALGNRDVNTLEQIDDYSPDTMPVHSRSHSWNDKVCQKSPNSIWHRNYCPRLEANGVSHAPRLTENSSTVGLKQVITTKGLNLPRKSPMVKRPRNEALSEDDLLGQYSSFTKKTKKNSCGDSASSNSSEISVPNLDNGTAHGTDAHTPSRIRNKFAVFLQRKNEDSGAVVVPGTRSRFFCSSLDFDNFVPKKASIQPLNETAVIGKATTKGLGASDSPDTEGQKLVDVNGTQDPSAQIPGNETVSPVDEAQSETSKFVGTVSPPTLRTLRSCFSWSGTLRDFSRTPSPSPSTVLQQFRRRSESSTWLPKTCAVTDTCQSKNEMSSTKSPPLHEVGQASRSQESIDSLYSLNASSLSQPSSKDSDSEESDCNNASLDNQGSENSKQQSPPFSKKDALVRNKVPGLCRASSVDCLSTTKIKPLVPARVSGLSKKPGSIQKRKHRDAENKPGLQIKINELWKNFGFKKDSEKLSSCKKPLSPVKDNIQLTPETEDEIFNKPECARAQRAIFH, from the exons ATGGGGATTCAGGGACTGCTTCAGTTCATCAAGGAAGCTTCGGAACCCATCAACGTGAAGAAATACAAAGGGCAGGCAGTAGCTGTGGATACCTACTGTTGGCTCCACAAAGGAGCTATTGCTTGTGCTGAAAAGCTAGCCAAAGGGGAACCTACAGATAG GTATGTAGGATTTTGTATGAAGTTTGTTAATATGCTGCTGTCCCATGGGGTCAAGCCCATTCTTGTCTTTGATGGATGTACCTTACCTTCTAAAAAGGAAGTGGAGAGATCTCGACGAGA GAGACGACAAAGCAACCTTCTTAAGGGGAAGCAGCTCCTGCGAGAGGGCAAGGTGTCAGAAGCGCGGGACTGCTTCACCCGCTCCGtcaacatcacacacaccatGGCCCACAAAGTGATAAAA GCTGCTCGGGCCCTGGGAGTGGACTGCCTGGTGGCTCCCTATGAAGCTGATGCTCAGTTGGCCTATCTTAACAAAACTGGAATTGTGCAAGCCGTCATCACAGAGGACTCGGACCTCCTCGCCTTTGGCTGTAAGAAG GTGGTTTTGAAAATGGACCACTTTGGAAATGGACTGGAAGTGGACCAGGCCCGGCTGGGCATGTGCAAGCAGCTTGGGGACGTGTTCACGGAGGAGAAGTTTCGGTACATGTGTATCCTGTCAGGCTGCGACTACCTCTCCTCCCTGCGTGGGATCGGCTTAGCAAAGGCCTGCAAAGTGCTGAGACTGGCCAATAACCCGGATATCGTCAAG GTTATCAAGAAAATTGGGCATTACCTGAAGATGAACATAACGGTGCCTGAGGATTACATCACAGGATTTATTCGAGCCAACAATACTTTCCTCTACCAGCTGGTGTTTGACCCCATCCAAAGGAAGCTGGTCCCTCTGAATGCTTACGGAGATGACGTTAACCCGGATACCCTGAGTTATGCTGGGCA GTATGTCGATGATTCTGTGGCTCTGCAAATAGCACTTGGAAACAGAGATGTAAATACTTTGGAGCAGATTGACGACTACAGTCCCGACACTatg CCTGTCCACTCAAGAAGTCATAGCTGGAATGACAAAGTGTGTCAGAAGTCACCTAATAGCATATGGCACAGAAACTATTGTCCTAGACTTGAGGCGAATGGTGTTTCCCATGCTCCTCGGTTGACAGAAAATTCAAGCACTGTGGGCCTTAAACAAGTAATTACCACTAAAGGGTTAAATCTTCCCAGGAAGTCTCCCATGGTAAAGAGACCAAGAAATG agGCTCTGTCCGAAGATGACCTGTTGGGTCAGTATTCTTCATTTAcaaagaagaccaagaaaaacAGCTGTGGAGATAGCGCATCTTCTAACTCTTCCGAAATATCTGTGCCCAACCTGGATAACGGGACGGCTCACGGGACAGATGCACACACTCCGTCTAGGATAAGGAATAAATTCGCAGTGTTTTTACAGAGGAAGAACGAGGACAGTGGTGCAGTTGTAGTTCCGGGCACCAGAAGCAG GTTTTTTTGCAGTTCTCTGGATTTTGACAACTTCGTACCTAAAAAAGCAAGCATTCAACCTCTAAATGAAACTGCTGTAATAGGCAAAGCCACTACCA AGGGCCTTGGAGCATCAGACAGTCCAGACACAGAGGGCCAGAAGCTGGTTGATGTAAATGGGACACAGGATCCAAGTGCTCAGATCCCAGgcaatgagactgtgtctcctgttGATGAGGCTCAGTCTGAGACCAGCAAATTTGTGGGGACTGTTTCCCCGCCCACTCTGAGGACACTAAGAAGTTGTTTCAGTTGGTCGGGAACTCTGAGAGATTTTTCAAGAACTCCTAGTCCCTCTCCAAGCACTGTGTTGCAGCAGTTCCGCAGAAGGAGCGAGTCCTCCACCTGGCTGCCCAAGACCTGTGCTGTGACTGACACCTGTCAGTCAAAGAATGAGATGTCAAGTACTAAGTCTCCGCCCTTGCATGAGGTGGGCCAGGCCTCCCGATCTCAGGAAAGCATAGACTCTCTGTACAGTTTAAATGCTTCGAGTCTTTCCCAGCCTTCCAGTAAGGATTCGGATTCAGAG GAATCGGACTGTAACAATGCGTCACTTGATAATCAAGGCAGTGAGAACTCCAAGCAACAGTCGCCTCCCTTTTCAAAGAAGGACGCACTTGTAAGGAACAAG GTTCCTGGGCTGTGTAGGGCTAGTTCTGTGGACTGTCTTTCTACCACCAAGATCAAGCCCCTGGTGCCAGCCCGAGTCAGTGGCCTGAGCAAGAAGCCAGGAAGCATCCAGAAGAGAAAACACCGCGATGCGGAGAACAAGCCAGGGCTGCAGATAAAGATCAACGAGCTCTGGAAAAACTTCGGGTTTAAAAA AGATTCTGAAAAGCTTTCTTCTTGTAAGAAGCCCCTGTCTCCAGTCAAGGATAACATCCAACTCACTCCAGAGACAGAAGACGAAATCTTCAACAAACCTGAGTGTGCACGTGCTCAGAGAGCAATATTCCACTAA